The Macaca thibetana thibetana isolate TM-01 chromosome 5, ASM2454274v1, whole genome shotgun sequence genomic sequence TCTGTTATCGGTGTTttccctttgcttatttttcttgctctttcaTTGACAAGGCAACCTTCTAAGTGGTGTCCTAGAAGTATAGTATTCTGGATCACAGTCTACAGTGGGGAAAATTTTTGTGAGCCATACCACTTGAGGTGAGCTTTGGGTTTTTACTTTATCCTTCTTGTCTTCAGAAGCTTAAATTCCAAAGTCCAAGTTTGCCTAATTAGTAAATGCCACTATGGGAAAAGTTTCTTAGCTGCTCTGAGAGATTACTTACCTCTCTGGATTGAAACGTTCCTTTACATAGATCCCTCCTATTTATTAGCCTCCATATAGCTCATTTAAagacagcatttaaaaaatattttatccaacaTTTGTAGTTGTTTTCAACAGATGATGTTATGGGTTGAATCATGTCCCCTCAAACATTATATTTAAAGTCCTAACCTTCAGTACCAcaaaatgtgatcttatttggaattccttttctttttgtattaagaaagatagaaatattagacaacccaatagaaaaacaaacaaaagacttgaatagatgattctcaaaagagaaaatctaaatggtcaagaaatatataaaaatgcattcaACTTCATTAGTTATCAAAGAATAGAAGATTAAACCCAAAATTTAATAGTACCACAtaccattagaatggctaaaatgaaatgCATTGCAAATATCAAATGTTAATGAGAATGTATAACAAATAAGACTTATATGCTCTGATAGACATGTAACTCAGTACAGTCACTTTGAAAAACTGCTTCACACTGTCTACTGAAGCTGCACACATGCAAAACTTTGATCTAGAAATTCTAATCCAGGTATATACCCTAAAGCAGGGTATACATATGTTTTGCAAAAGACATGTGCTAGAATGTCAGATTAACAGCTAATGGGTATcggttttttaaaaagggaaaacaaatattctaaaattagattcaGATGAAGGATGCAGAATCCTAAGTTATACACCTTAAGGGAGTAAattgtatggcatgtgaattatatcccaataaaTCTGAAAGagcgaggaaggaaggaaggaaggaaggaaggaaggaaggaaggaaggaaggaaggaaggaaggaaggaaagaaagaaagaaagaaagaaggaaagaaagaaggaaagaaagaaggaaggaagggaggaagagaagaagtggGTAATggtcaagaaacagaaaatggagtTCCAAACTTAGCATAGCTATCAATGAACCAGTATGCCTTGAAAATGTCTCTTAATCATCTTAGCTGCCATGGACCTAAGTTTTTTCATGTGGCAAATGAAGGTTTTAGACTGTTACACCGTCAGTCATTTTTGGTGAATAATCATTtctctaattaaaagaaaagcacTCTTCACTTAACTATCATAATAAATCTTAATACATTTTagatttctgatatttttgtatCGTTTATGTCCTCTTAactaatttattaaatttcttatGGTTTTCTGAAATTAGATAACACTTGTCAAGGAGACCAAGGCAAAATGGCTCAGAGCTCACTATATTAAGAGTTCCTTAGCTGATGTCTGTTTCATGAAATTCTTAGATTCTGGTATCATAGGTTCTGTCATGAAAGGTATTTCGATAAAATATTCAAGCTACCATACTCCAACAAATTTTTCTAAGACTTATAATagttctttcaaaaataaaaatacataaattagttcAATATTTATATCAAGATACAACtggcataaatgtcttttgacaACATTTATACAGttaagactgaaaaagaaagtaCCAGTTATGAatgaacaaggaaatatcctgGTGCCTCTTGGCTTCTGCTGGGACAGATGCTTCTATTGCCTCTGGTTAGTGTGCAAAATAAAGCACATCATTAAAATACCATACTATAATAATTCCCTTTCTTTGGACTGATTGAAGCAAAACCAGCTATATTTTTCTACTGTGTTATACTTTACCTCAGATAACTAAATGTGGCTGTCTTGCAATAAACCAACACATTTGACAAACTTCTAAGTTGTCCAAGGACAGGTAACATTACATAAGATAAAATGCATACAAGGCATTTAATTATATACTTAAATAATTATATGCGTTTATTATTTGTCATATTGTCGTTTCACATAAATATCTAGAGAATCATAATATTTGCATAGAATAGGCTAGATATAGGCAATTGGTTTATTATAGGTGCCCAATTTGGCCCCTAGATGGAATTTTGCATTTCATACACACTCCCTCGTGTTTTGAGATTCCCCATTATTCTACCTGGACAGAGCTAATGAGATTATGCAAAAAGAAACATTAACTTTTCAagttacaatatttattttcatatgtcatttatagcttttaaaattagtatCAAGAAAGGACTGACTTTGGgggaatttataaaattatttgaaagtatatTTGATTAGAACATCATTTAGTCTAAAGCCTTgccatatttatttctattattttacagatatagGTTTATAATATACTATACAAAAACAGAATTATGCACTATAAAGAAAATTCAACTGTGATTCAGATGACTTAATTTATTTTAGGcaactaatttaaatttctttttttttcttacttgaaaATGAAGTAAACTATACAAATCTCAAACTGCAAATGGCAGAGATAtacagtttgatgaattttcacaaactgaacacaaTCACGTACTCAACACACAGAGTTTAAGAATGGGCCATAACCAGATCCTAGAAGGTCTTCTTGTATCTCCCTAGTGCTCCTTCAAGGGGGCTGCTATTAATCTGGTTTCCAGCATGATCTATACCTTCAATCTGTTTTGGTTTTCCATTAAATTGAGTAAAAGAGTatatccttttttatgtctggGTTTTATTGCTGTAACTTAGGTTTAAGacattatttcatattattgTTTTTCTATGAGGTTGTGTAATGTTTAAATctttgttaatattaaaaatgaaagaaaaattatatatgatgTTCTTTATATTTCCTTCAGTTTCTACTGGTCTCTCATCTATGATTTATCTTTGCTCCCCAAAGAAGTAGGCAGGTACATTTCTACTAGGTAAATACCAGTAGTGGAAACTAAATGTGTCTAAATAATGATAGCATGACCCCTTCAGGAAATAGTTCAAACTCCAGGTACTGAACACATTCAattccattcaagttttattcaGTTTAAGTCAAATACTTTTGGTTGGTCAGTTATTTggggcattttattatttttattttattttattttattttatttttcttaattttggggctttattataatttttcttttcaagatgcTACATAGTCAAACAGAACTGGATTGGTCTTTTATGGCATAAAATTAATTCACAGTCAAACTCTCAACTAGTACTAGAAGGATTAGCTGAAGAGTCTCTCTCTCccactgctccccacccccaactgcTGGTGCCCTCGATTCTAACCTTCTGCACCCCGATCCATTCGTTCTGACTCCAAGCTAGGTCCCCAAGGAGAGGTTAGGCTCAGACTTGGGCCTGGGTGCTAGAAGTATGAGTAATGGTTGAGAGGTGGTATAAGAACAATCTAGAATACTGACTACTCTTTATTAAAAAAGGTAACCTAGAGTTGACTGTCACTACAGAGAATTTCCCTCCCTATGACAGTTGTTATTTACTGACCCAGAAAAACACTTCCTGACAGCTCTTCTCCAACATTCCAATAAACCCCACCTCCACATGACCAGACTCTCCAGAGACAGAGGAGCCCACAGACCTCCAGCAGCAATACCAGTTCACCCACCAGAGTTTGGCAGCACACAGCATTAACTGTACTCTTGTGACAATAAGAAAACATGAgatgaaatacattaaataagttaaatatgcATTAAACATCTCTGAATAACAGTTCAACTTCACTACATGAACCAATAAAAATTTAGCTTGGTCCCTTTAAGAGAACAAAGCACTGCCATTTATTTACAAAGCGCTGGGTCAATCAGTCAACACACGCCTCTCACTTATGACGAGTACGTCTGATGCTGCCACAGTGCAATTCCTTTGGGCTTCTGACTCTGTTCATCAGTCCCAAGGAGCTGATGGTTTGGACAGAACTGAAGACATGGAAAGCAGCCTGGGCCGGGAGTGGGCCACGTGGGGACTACTGTGTGGAGATGACCTCACTCCCCACCACGCTGGGCTCCAGCTCCCCACGGGCCAGCACCAACAGGCGAGGAAGAGTGTCATTTTAAGAGAGGTAATCCAGCATCATGTACCAAGGCCTACCAatgtttaaaatgacatttacaATATGCCATTGTGACATTACTCATGGTTTCCCTTGTCATTAATAAAGATCATTCTTCCCCCCACAATCAGTTactatacatttttaactttctaaaagaTTGTTacattatatttgtgtgtgtgtatctgtgtatgtgtgtgcagggAGGGGTAATTTAAAGGCAAGACCTGTGAGATGTCATCatacattaatttctttttacacaTGGTTATGATAAATTTAAATCCCATGATATGGTGGATCCATCAATCCAATTTACCATCCTGTGCATGCTACCTCTACAAGGCAATCTTCCCAATAATTACACCAACAATAAAGAACAAAACCACCAGAGCCAAGAGCCGGGTGCTAAGGCCTTCTTCCTTCCCAGTTGGGGCTAGCGCTGAAATGGGGCTGTTGCTCTGCACTGTCTTCCTCATCCGCAGTCCATCTTCTTCCTTGAACTGCTTGTTCTCCTCCCGTAGCCTCTGAACTTCACCTTGCAGCCTCTTACATTCTTCCATAACCTTCTTAACTTCAGTGTCATCCAAAGAAGAACTCAGAGACTTAGACACTATTGGTGTTTCTGTCTTTGATGCAGTTgtggatataattttatttatttctacatcATGTGGTTTATCATTCTCTGCTGGCAATTCAAACACACATCTAAGTTTTGAATCCATAAGGTCTTCCGGTTTTGCCTCCTTCCATACTGCTTCCATATCTGAAGTGTCAGTTGGAGCAAACATAGACTGAACCATAAACTTGTGTTTACTTTTCTCATTGGGATCATAATCTAAAGGCTGTAACATCACAGATACATTAATTGAGGCCCCTGCATCAATGATTCCACTGTTGGGCCTCACACAGTACCTACGTGGCGCTGTAGTCTTCACCTTAAAACACACATTTCGGTCTGTCGGATTGCCAAGCTTCAGGTTGGTGGTGACAACATCAGTGAAGGGACCTCGGAATTTGAGCTCGTGCTGCGGCTCGAGGCTCAGGACCTGCTCCACCTTCGCCATGTTCCTCAGCGGCGGAGCACCTTTGGCGGGGAGACCCCTGAGAGGTCACCGGGGCGGGAAGCGTTAATGCCGCGCCTGCTTTAAGTTTTACAAAAAAGGGGGGACCAGTCGGGGCACGGGTGAGGGTCTTCGACGGGGTGCGCCATTTGGGGCATTTTATATGTTGCACAACATCACTTGGTGACACACCAGCAGTCaagaaaaattgtattattttattttaactaagCTAGATTTAGCGTGAATTTTACTTGGTTAGACTGTAGACAGCCTTAATCATCCCAGTCTACTTTCTTTGGAGCAAAATTAACATTGTTCttaaacagaaggaaaattttaGGAGGCTTTTAGAACTTAGTACTTACTGCTACTAAGCTCAGTAGTTACATTCCCACGATTGAATATATCAGCTCAGCTAAAAACACGCCACACACCCTAGCCATAACTTCCACCACAACTTCACCTCATGTATGTCACAGATCCTGCCATTTCCTAGTGAGGCCACTAATATCCATCATCTCTATTTTCTCTTGCTCCCTCATCCCAAAGCCTATATCTCTTTCCTTTACTCCTTCCCTGCTACTCAACTCCCCCTAATTTCAAGCTTCCTCCCCACCCAGACCAAAAGATGCACTGTCTTTAGACAACTCATGTTTTGAAGATGGGCtataaaatcacaaaaacaagtaataaagGACTAACTAATTTCTTGACTTAGAACAGGAAAAATATAGAGAATTAAACACAGATAGTTCTCAATCTTTTAAGCAATTAACATCTCAATAAGTGCAACTACCGTATATCTAATACTCTTATACTGAATTCACAAGAGAGCTGAGGAAAATTATTTGTTACTGATTTACTTAAGGTAATTCTTACTGATTCACTTCTGTCCCTGGAACAGAGTTTGAGAAAATCTCTGCATTCATTCAGAACCATGGTTCTACCACTCTGCTTGAGCAATTCACCTAATCACTTaatgtttttgaaacattttttgaaaatggtTAATAATTACTGTTCCTTtcttatagttttgtttttgtatacaataaatgtaaataatgcaTGGACCAAAATTATctaatatctctctctctctttaaataaataaaatgacatctaAACACCTACTGGTGAGAGGAAGTTTTCTCTGGGTCTCTTGCTTTCTTATAATCTTGATGAGTGTGCAAAAACACAAGACTGATTTGTCTTTTGCCTAAGCAACTTAGTATTGTTTATGTAGCTGGCAATTCTGAGATCTGAAGAAATGCATTGCAGGAAAGCATTACATAGTTCTGAGTTAAACCAAATTTTTCTCTAGAAAGATAATAGGTTTGCTTACTGCTTAGTGTGAAATAGTGGATTCTCTAAGTTTGATGGATTCCCCAAGTTCTTCTCTTATGGCACATCCCACAGCACATGGAGGCTCTGCCTGGCCTCCTGTGTCTCCATGTGAGATGTGAAATGCAGAGACCCAGCTGAACAGTACCGATACTCTTTCCACTGCTTTTGTTGTGAGTCATAGAATCTTTTATCTCTAACCAGGATTCTCATGTCTTCAGTGAGCATCTATGGAACCGTGACAGGCAAATTTATGAACCTGTATAGACAATTTGGCTGGCAATCTGGCTCCCTTCCACTCTATCAAACTTATTAAATAGGGTAACGTCCATGTCTGTGGTTTATAAGAGAATACCTGAAACGAGGTAattcataaacaaacaaaatttatttcttatagctccgtaagctgagaagtccaaggtctaGGGGCCAAGTGGGTGAGAgcctttttgctggtggagactCTTCAAAGAGTCCTAAGATGGCACAAGTTATCACAGGGAAAGGGAGCCTAGCATTCTAACACACTAGATcaggtttctcttcctcttttgatAAAGCCACTAGACCCACTCCCATGACAACATGTTAACctattaacccattaatccattaatcaaaaaatgaataaattcatccATGAAGGGAGAGCCATCATGATTCAATCATCTTTTAAAGGCCCCACTTCTaaacactgccacattggggattgagtttcaacatgagttttggaagggacATTCCAATCTTAGCCTATTCTATAGTTCTCCTGAGAAGAGAACTTAGAGATGCTGAAAGTTGAAGAAAGGAAGTGACCATAACTAAGAAGTAATATAtgttcatttgattttaaaaagatatatttaaccTATTTTACTGGCAAAAAAAAGCTGATTCATTTTGTATTATCGTGCTACTTTtcaattttataggaaaaaagaaatacatttatttatagctgacagcaaaataaatacttatttaaattaGTAGAGGCTTTTCTTGCATGCATTGCTTTATAAAAAGCCAcaagtttatttttgctttgaaacTTCTCTAAGGTATGGGAGGATGACACATTATGTCAGAATTTGCATGAGTGATTCTCTTAAACGTTCTAGTACATTCTTGCCTCTTATTATGCACTTGCTTTAAACAGTTCAATTTAACAAGACAAGATTCAGAAAGTCTTTCCAACTAAGAAATTAGACTGAAGACAACCCATCTGATCTTCAACgaaaaattcaagaaagaaaaataagcttaTCTTTTCTTAAATTGTTTGCCATAAAGTGTAAATAATGGTAAATAAAACCAAACTTAACCTTCAGCAAGTAAATCAATCCTGAGtcatgtgggttttgtttgtgtttttgttttacatcatAAATGGTGTTGGGTAGCGTATCAGCTTATTAGGGTTGCTATACAGTGTATCACAGGCTAGGTGagttaaacaacagaaatgtatttattcgCAGTTCTAGAGGCCGGAAGTCTGAGGTCAGCATGTCCACAAGGTTGGTTTCTTCTGGGGCCTCTCTCCATGGCTTCCAGGTAGCTGGCTTTTTCCTGTgccttcacatggtcttccctctgtaccTGTCTGTGTCGTAATATCTTCTTAGAAAGGCACCAGTTGTATTGGTTTAACTTCCAACtgaatgacttcattttaacttaattatttcttgaaagaccctgtctctaaatacaggCACATTCTGAAGTGCTAGTGGTTAATACTTCATTATATGAATTTTTGGAGGAGTTCAGATCAGAAGAGGCAGATTATCATAAAGTGTATAAAACACCTGGTCAAAAAAAGTGCAAATGCaataatcatcatcattgtcattattttcCAATCCTTGTGGAAAGcactaatgtaaaaataattacttaGGATGAATCTTTGTATCTTGGTTAAGACAGAATAagatgctatggtctgaatgtttgtgtccccacaTCCCCagattcatatattgaaacctaaCCTCCAAGGTGATAGTTAAGAAAAGGCATTtaggtggggaggggggagttgattaggtcacgagggctctgccttcatggatGGGACTagtgtctttttaaaagatgcttgAGGGAGCATGTTTGCCACTTCCAACATGTGGGGACAGAGGAAGAAGACACATCtttgaagaagagagagagcccgtccttaccagacactgaatctgtggttgccttgatcttggatgaCCCCAGTTcctagaactgtgagcaataaatctctgttgtttataaactgcCTAGTCTAAGATACTTCATTATAGCAGCCTAATCAGACTAAGACAGCATGCACTATTCATATCAGatataaaatgatagaaatacattaatgaaattattaattATACCTATTAACTAGTCATTTGTATTCAAGCAGTGTGCTTGGATTGCAAGAGTCACCAAATATAATGATCATCAAATATAATCATCAAATATAAATGCTTGTTGAGCTTACATCCCATGTGTTCACATGTGCATAATGCTTTACAAGTACAAAAACATCTTGTAGCATTTACCATTAAAAAGAAcgtcaaataaaaacaattatacttACAACTGTTTTGTATAGCACTTTAAGTACTACATAATTATAATCCATACTTATCCCTATGAACATCTTTTATCTCTATTTCTAAATAGTATGCTTTCTTATGTCTCTACTTGTGATGCCTATCGGTAATAAAACTGATTTGGATTCTAAACTAGCATTAATTCTACTCTTTGTGATGTAAGATTCaatatatatcttatttcttcCACAAAGTCATATAGCACatgttttctataaaatgaaagtaaatatatatatttactatattctatatcatatttcatgtttatcataaaaatacatgtattttacttattatagatttataaattaataaacattatgTCATATATACTTTCATAATTTatacatgcattcattcactggTTGAAtgactatgtttttgttttgcaatcTGGTATTTTAGCATCatataaaatctcattttgatgactttttatttcatgtgtttgttCATAAGCTTATGTTAGTTATAGGATTCATAAGGAAAGGGATGATttctaatgcatttttattttcctggaatAGTGATACTCCTATCCTCATACAAGTCTCATtgtgaactgaatgtttgtgttcccctaaAATGCATATATTGAAACTCCAACACCCAATCTGATGGTATTTGGAGTTTGAGCCTTTGATTATGGTTGGATGGGGTTATGAAGGTGGGACCCTCATAATGAAATTAGTACTCATggaagaagagacaccagaaagCTTGTGTGTTTTCTCCACACATAAACACAagccacatacacacaaaccacCAGCATATACGTAAAGAAGACATGGGAGCATACAGTGAGTTGTTTGCCAAAATAAGAGGCCTTAGAATAAAACCTACCTTGCCAGCAGCTTGATTTTCTACTttctagcttccagaattgtgagaaataaatttctattgcttaagccactgcatctgtagtattttgctatggcagcctaTGCTGAATAAAACATgtctattttgattattttttgctttgtgtgtttgttttggtttagGGTCCCCATAACAGGAAGAATCATTCCTAATACTTCTTTATCATCCTGGAATGTTGATGTTCTTATCTTTACATAACTGAATCAAACTTGGAGTGCTCACTACCAGAGGTCAAATTAGCAGCACTAGAATGGTTTGAGATTTCATTTAGTGAAGAATGGTTTGCATGATCAGTATGTCCCATGAGCAATTTTATCTAAGAGATAAATAGTTTTGAGCAAGGGATCAATTAGTATAATGGTTTTTAGATATTGAGCCCATAGACTAGATTTGTAATATCCAATTGCACATTTATTCAAGTTGTCTCATCATTCAAAATGACTTGTTTGgtaatttttaagagaaatgtcACGGTTAGGGTGAAAGATTTCATTTCACTGATCATGTCACTGACTCTGTGGAATGGCTTGAATACTGAATAGCATGTGCACCTAAGGGATTCAGTCTCCTGACAAATGATCCCATTGAAAAGCAAAGATTTCTTTCTGTATACGACATCCATATTGGGCTAAGCGTATTTGTGACCCTCTCTGGAGTGGCTTTTTAAATAGCCTGCTTTTGAATACATTCTACTAGCCACTTGGATATTATCCAAATATTGCTTTCCTTTCTGCTTGAgggtatgttttacttttttatcttttattttattttcttctgtttcttttatcgACACATAATATTTTACCTATGTGTGGGGTATCTGTAttttacatgcatagaatgtataaCGATCAAGCTAGGGTATTTGGGGTATCCATCAACTTGAGTAtatatcatttctatgtgttagtAACATTTCAAATCCTCTCATCTAGCtgctttgaaatatacaatatattattgctaactatagtcaccctagtCTGCTCTTGAAcactattatttatttcctctatCTACCTATAAGTTTGTACCTAtacatcaacatttttttttctttaatttctccctCCCACTGACACACCCTTTCAAACCTATGGCTATTCATCATGCTATCATTGTTTGTTTTCAATGATCATTATTTGAGTTTTCCCTGAGTTTTATTTGGTTTGTCTTGATTTCCATTGTAGCATATTTAGACCCACTTAAATCTATCAAATACTTGTAATCTCCATTTCCCCATTCAACTCCATGTTTTCGTATAGAGAagattctctttaaaaaaaaaaagtagcttccAGACTCTCTTGGGCTTGTGGTATAGAACCTGGTGTCATTGTTTCTCAcctaaaataaacagataaacaacATTAAAACTCAGCTATGAAACCTGGATTTCATGGACATTACTTTCTTCTCTGTAACTAACCAATCCAGTGTTGCAATGGGACCAGACAGAGAGGGTAATACTTAAGCCTGTGTCAAGCCATATGCCTCTCAATTTGATCTCAACATACTTTCCTCTTCTGAGGCTGAATGAATGCTGTGCAGACTTTAGGAAAGCAAATCCACTGCTTTGTACCTAGACTAGGAATCAATAATTTAATATAACACCTGCTGAACCCTGCCCACTTGTATAAAAGTAGCAATATTGTGCATGCACTTGTGTAATAAAAAGTCAAGCTGAAACAGTGCACACTTGGGCACCCAGCTGCTAAACACCTGCAATTCTGTTACTTTGCTTAGGCCAGAAATTAGATTTGAATGTACAAAGCCCAGAAACTTTGTAGTTCAAGGTAAAATTGGAGTATCTTTGCACCCAGATCAAGCGCAAAGCCGTTTTGCTTGGATCATGAACCAAGCCAATGGATTGACTGAGAGACATTGTTTGTTGAAAGTCTGGTGTATGTAGATCTACTTCAGAATACTAagatttttgaggattttttaaatgtctattttgATCACTACAGTGTCCTCAATACCTACCTGGCACATATAAGCACTCAGTGTGCTTTTACTgagtaaatataattaaaagcacATATTGAGTACTGTACAGGTTTCTAATGCTCATTGATATCTGTTTGTTCACTACTTCTGGCAACAGAGGAAGATTTAACTAACTATGTCCGTTTTCAATTAGACAAGACTATGTTACTAGATATAGGCTATGAAATGTGAGCAAAAGCAATGAGCATCATTTATGAGTCTAAACATTGAAAATATGGGCACTGTACTTTCAATATTCTGCTTTCCCCGGCTGTAGTCATCCTAGAACTGTGTGTTGGGAGAGCACTGTCATAAAATGGGGCACTTTGTGTCTCTGAATCACTCCAGATAGGAAACTTCCTCTGCCGTGTTGGTCTATCCAGATATGATTTAATGCaagcttttgtttgtttagtcACTGGGATTTGGACTTTAGTTTGTCAGCATCCTATCACGCTGATATAGGACACTGATTTTGTGCCTACTAATTTTATCTctaatagaaaatgataaatctACATTATAAGACTTTTAactcttcattttttgtttattattggtATATACTCATCAGCTTTGTGAAATCCAGGAGAAAGCCAGCTTTAGTTTAATTTGTGAACTGATTCAATTCACTCCCTATAAAGTCTTAACTGTATACTCAAATTTTTCCTTTGCTTGTAAAATTACTATTGATTATGTGGTGAACAAACCTTTCTAAAATGCTGTGAAAACAGAATTTCAGTTGAAGAAGAAATTCATGATAAATATAACAAAGACCATAGATGAGAATAAGTGACATGTAAATAATAGGTAATCATGACTTGGTGCAGGAAAATGACTTAGCCCAAGTAAATATGACTCATTGAAAGTGTTTTTTTTACTTCTGTAATGGGAAACACTTCCGTATTTTCAACTAGGAAGTAATTCACACTTTACTAGGGCTTCGCATCGCTCCCTTTTTTACGCAGCATGCATTTTCATTGCCTTCTGAAGTACAGTAGTAAAGTCGCGTTGTCCCTAATGCATGCAATCATAGAAAAATGCtgcttgaaaataaaaggataatgTTGGTGAGTGAGAGTTCAATTATATGAAATTGCTTTTAGATTTGACCTAGAGTGttggatctaaaaataaaataaaacatctccACTCCTCCTGTGAAAATAAGAGAGGTGAAATGGCTAGTAAAATTAAGCAAGAACACAGTACATATGATGgatgtggtttgttttgtttgatttttagtgGCCAGGACCTTGGACGcatgaaacagaaaggaaatgagaaataaacatctataaatatt encodes the following:
- the LOC126954313 gene encoding vesicle-associated membrane protein-associated protein B/C-like — its product is MAKVEQVLSLEPQHELKFRGPFTDVVTTNLKLGNPTDRNVCFKVKTTAPRRYCVRPNSGIIDAGASINVSVMLQPLDYDPNEKSKHKFMVQSMFAPTDTSDMEAVWKEAKPEDLMDSKLRCVFELPAENDKPHDVEINKIISTTASKTETPIVSKSLSSSLDDTEVKKVMEECKRLQGEVQRLREENKQFKEEDGLRMRKTVQSNSPISALAPTGKEEGLSTRLLALVVLFFIVGVIIGKIAL